In Candidatus Bathyarchaeia archaeon, one DNA window encodes the following:
- a CDS encoding prefoldin subunit beta, with translation MGEELAKLPPQVQERLLRLQQLQQTLQSVLAQKQQVELELTEIEQALSELQKVADDAVIYKSIGSLLVKTDKAKVVADLNERKELLNMRATVLGKQEERLRSQMKELQVKLQQDLAPLSGTQP, from the coding sequence TTGGGTGAAGAGTTAGCGAAACTTCCTCCACAAGTTCAGGAGCGTTTGCTGAGGCTTCAGCAACTTCAGCAGACTCTGCAGTCTGTTTTGGCTCAGAAGCAGCAGGTTGAATTGGAGTTGACGGAGATTGAGCAGGCCTTAAGCGAGTTGCAGAAGGTTGCAGATGACGCTGTTATCTATAAGTCTATAGGCTCGTTGCTGGTGAAAACGGATAAAGCGAAAGTTGTAGCGGACTTAAATGAGAGGAAAGAGCTTTTGAACATGCGGGCAACTGTTTTGGGCAAGCAGGAAGAGCGTCTCCGAAGCCAAATGAAGGAGCTTCAAGTCAAGCTTCAACAGGATTTAGCCCCGCTTTCAGGAACCCAACCCTAG
- a CDS encoding DUF3194 domain-containing protein, with amino-acid sequence MEDIGLPELTPEQIEELCSAAEEAARAYILSRVPPKRVETLNISADVEIEGEKPLTLTVEVELTLSPLMRDFDAQKLADEAVREAFASAEKYLRELKCRSQK; translated from the coding sequence TTGGAAGACATTGGTTTGCCAGAGCTAACTCCAGAGCAGATCGAAGAGCTATGCTCAGCCGCCGAAGAAGCCGCCAGAGCCTACATTCTATCAAGAGTCCCGCCTAAACGGGTGGAAACATTAAACATAAGCGCCGACGTGGAAATCGAAGGCGAAAAGCCATTGACATTGACAGTTGAGGTTGAATTGACCCTTTCGCCTCTCATGCGGGACTTTGACGCCCAAAAGCTTGCAGATGAAGCTGTAAGGGAGGCTTTCGCCTCTGCCGAAAAATACTTGAGGGAGCTGAAGTGTCGTTCGCAGAAATAG
- a CDS encoding DHH family phosphoesterase — MSFAEIAKIMDEQNAKHVVLLCHHNADPDAVCSAYALSSLIRRHRPQTTVEVGAAQSISRLSKHILKHLPLTVETEPNIEKADVIVLLDTNTIQQLDNLAEKVRASKAPIIVVDHHISHPETEKMARLCITDENASSTCEIIYNFYKQTNTRIEQLEAKALFLGIVFDTRHFVLASSTTLKIIADLVDMGVNAQEALAMLALPMDYSERVARLKACKRAKLFKVGEWIIALSHVSAYQASAARAIIDLGAHVAVVAGQKNDSLEISLRCTKEFHEKTGIHLGRDIAKPLGEYLHGMGGGHATAAGVNGFGELEAGLKRCWKLLKERITRTQI, encoded by the coding sequence GTGTCGTTCGCAGAAATAGCCAAAATAATGGATGAACAAAACGCTAAACATGTCGTTTTGTTATGCCACCACAATGCTGACCCCGATGCCGTATGTTCGGCTTACGCCCTCTCAAGTTTGATAAGGAGGCATAGACCGCAAACAACGGTGGAAGTGGGTGCCGCTCAGAGTATAAGTCGTCTCTCAAAACACATTTTGAAGCATCTTCCGCTAACTGTTGAAACGGAACCAAACATTGAAAAGGCAGATGTAATAGTGCTCTTGGATACAAACACGATACAGCAGCTTGATAACCTAGCCGAGAAGGTTAGGGCTTCAAAGGCACCCATAATCGTAGTTGACCATCACATATCCCACCCGGAGACCGAGAAAATGGCTAGATTATGTATAACAGACGAAAATGCATCCTCAACATGCGAAATCATATACAACTTTTACAAGCAGACAAACACCAGGATTGAACAGCTTGAAGCAAAAGCCCTATTCCTCGGCATAGTCTTCGACACCCGCCACTTCGTCCTAGCAAGCTCCACAACCCTCAAAATTATAGCCGATCTCGTGGATATGGGCGTGAATGCCCAAGAAGCGTTGGCCATGCTAGCTCTCCCAATGGACTATTCGGAAAGAGTTGCTCGTCTAAAAGCGTGCAAGAGGGCGAAGCTTTTCAAGGTTGGCGAGTGGATAATAGCCCTATCCCATGTAAGCGCCTATCAGGCTTCAGCTGCCCGTGCAATAATAGATTTAGGTGCTCATGTGGCTGTGGTGGCAGGTCAGAAAAACGATAGCCTTGAAATAAGCCTCCGATGCACAAAAGAGTTCCACGAGAAAACTGGCATTCACTTGGGTCGGGACATAGCCAAACCTTTAGGCGAGTACCTCCATGGAATGGGTGGCGGCCATGCAACTGCTGCTGGCGTGAATGGGTTTGGGGAACTTGAAGCTGGGCTTAAACGCTGTTGGAAGCTTTTGAAGGAACGGATAACTCGAACGCAAATTTAA
- the hxlB gene encoding 6-phospho-3-hexuloisomerase — translation MKWLKAAAEEIIAGIKSAIEELNSNEVERFIELLLAARDKKIFVIGMGRSGFVGRAFALRLMNLGFNVYFLGETITPAAGKGDLLIAISGTGTTKMVLTASLAAKEIGATVVAITSFPESPLGQIADLVVTVKGRTKAGWPREEDYLARQLMGEREPLTPLGSIFENNCMVFLDGLIVELMHRMGTTEEDLRRRHATIE, via the coding sequence TTGAAGTGGTTAAAGGCTGCAGCGGAGGAAATTATCGCCGGAATAAAGAGCGCCATTGAAGAGCTTAACTCCAACGAGGTGGAACGCTTCATCGAGCTACTCTTAGCAGCAAGGGACAAAAAGATATTTGTCATAGGTATGGGGAGAAGCGGTTTCGTAGGCAGAGCCTTCGCACTGCGCCTAATGAATCTAGGCTTCAACGTGTACTTTCTAGGAGAAACCATAACGCCCGCAGCTGGGAAAGGAGACCTTTTAATCGCCATTTCTGGAACGGGAACGACAAAAATGGTTTTAACGGCAAGCCTAGCCGCGAAAGAGATAGGCGCCACCGTTGTAGCCATAACCTCCTTCCCAGAGTCGCCGCTGGGACAGATAGCCGACCTAGTTGTGACAGTTAAAGGTAGGACGAAAGCGGGATGGCCCCGCGAAGAGGATTATTTGGCTAGGCAGCTCATGGGTGAAAGGGAGCCGTTGACACCTCTAGGAAGCATCTTCGAGAACAACTGTATGGTTTTCCTAGACGGGTTAATAGTGGAGTTAATGCACCGCATGGGAACAACCGAGGAAGACTTAAGGAGGAGACACGCAACAATAGAATGA
- a CDS encoding energy-coupling factor transporter transmembrane component T — protein sequence MSFFDGLRFRRVSSPIHNLDPRVKFAYAIVVFTVAIIFWQLLPLMVLFVMQLPFVFLAGVKREWVRSMKGAAFLASIIFLTNFLATFIGSGYTVTFAAIENALAMTMRFLVLVGSFSIFFLTTSPDHLGLALEQSHVPYEFCFAFTTAVRFVPVLAEEAQTIMDAQKARGLELEKGNFLKRVRNYIPILIPLIISAIRRSLELAEAMEARAWGATKKRTNLYVLRLRRGDYLFIAITVGILAVAVFIRLYLHIPRLEELLMGTV from the coding sequence ATGAGCTTCTTTGACGGATTAAGGTTTAGAAGAGTTAGTTCGCCAATCCACAACCTTGACCCCCGTGTAAAGTTCGCCTACGCCATCGTGGTCTTCACGGTAGCCATCATTTTCTGGCAGCTTTTACCCCTAATGGTGCTGTTTGTTATGCAGTTGCCCTTTGTTTTTCTAGCAGGTGTTAAGAGAGAGTGGGTTCGCTCCATGAAGGGTGCAGCCTTCCTAGCTTCAATAATCTTCCTAACAAACTTTCTAGCCACTTTCATAGGCTCCGGCTACACGGTCACATTTGCCGCCATAGAAAACGCCTTGGCCATGACCATGAGGTTCCTAGTGCTTGTAGGTTCATTTTCCATATTCTTTCTGACAACATCGCCGGACCATTTGGGGCTTGCCCTTGAGCAGTCCCATGTGCCCTACGAGTTCTGCTTCGCCTTCACAACGGCTGTGAGGTTCGTCCCGGTGTTGGCTGAGGAGGCCCAGACAATAATGGATGCCCAGAAAGCCCGAGGCCTTGAATTGGAAAAGGGAAACTTCTTGAAAAGGGTTAGAAACTATATTCCGATACTTATACCGTTGATCATAAGCGCCATTCGAAGGAGCCTTGAACTGGCAGAGGCCATGGAAGCCCGCGCTTGGGGCGCTACTAAAAAGCGTACAAACCTCTATGTTTTGAGGCTTCGCCGTGGAGACTACCTTTTCATAGCCATAACCGTCGGCATATTAGCGGTAGCGGTTTTCATCCGCTTATACCTCCATATACCACGTCTAGAAGAACTTTTAATGGGAACTGTTTAA
- a CDS encoding ATP-binding cassette domain-containing protein: MAIIETKNLTYTYPGATGPAIKDVSIKIEKGEFVLITGPSGCGKTTLCRCFNGLIPHFYQGELKGEITVAGLKVQEHPVYELATHVGMVFQNPENQLFALSVEKDVAFGLENLGLPREEIRKRVDWALKLTGIYELRERTPLELSGGQQQRVAIASVLAMQPEVIVLDEPTSFLDPLGAKKIFEVIYYLNKRLGITIVLVEHRLDLTAKYADHIIIMDNGEVVLDGDPREVLSSEKARLIGVGIPKATRLYQILKADGVSLGGEVPLSSEEMAEKIREALKRHD; encoded by the coding sequence ATGGCAATAATCGAAACAAAAAACCTCACATACACCTATCCGGGCGCCACTGGGCCCGCAATAAAAGATGTCTCCATAAAGATCGAAAAAGGCGAGTTCGTGTTAATTACTGGTCCAAGCGGATGTGGAAAAACAACTCTTTGCAGATGCTTTAACGGACTTATCCCCCATTTTTATCAAGGCGAACTCAAAGGTGAGATAACAGTTGCAGGGCTAAAAGTGCAGGAACACCCTGTTTACGAGCTGGCAACCCATGTGGGCATGGTCTTCCAAAACCCTGAAAACCAGCTCTTTGCCTTATCAGTGGAGAAGGATGTGGCCTTTGGACTGGAAAACCTTGGATTGCCTAGGGAGGAAATCCGCAAGCGGGTGGACTGGGCGCTTAAACTGACCGGGATATACGAGCTGCGAGAGCGGACACCCTTGGAGCTTTCTGGCGGACAGCAGCAACGGGTAGCCATAGCCTCCGTTTTGGCCATGCAACCCGAGGTGATAGTTTTGGATGAACCCACGTCTTTTCTTGACCCTTTGGGCGCCAAGAAAATATTTGAAGTTATCTATTATTTGAACAAGAGACTTGGGATAACTATAGTGCTTGTTGAGCACAGGCTTGATTTAACTGCAAAATATGCGGATCACATAATCATCATGGATAATGGAGAAGTTGTTTTGGATGGGGATCCCCGCGAGGTTTTAAGCTCGGAAAAAGCCCGTCTAATTGGAGTTGGCATTCCAAAGGCAACCCGCCTCTATCAGATATTGAAGGCTGACGGTGTAAGTCTAGGGGGAGAAGTACCCCTCTCCTCGGAGGAAATGGCTGAAAAAATCAGGGAGGCACTTAAACGACATGATTGA
- a CDS encoding type II/IV secretion system ATPase subunit — translation MPKTTKKATTEETPFELVIEEKERKPAVFREVYPIQEPYVYAAIVKDPETQKTRYEIIEPTLTREEEERLKEIKGILMEEIDVNLKDIETKQKAEQYLKEKAKQVINKYHIKVPSESIDKLLYYLTRDFIGYGKIDPLMKDHLIEDISADGVNIPVYVWHRTYESLPTNIVFKDEAELNSFIVRLAYLAGKNISIASPILDATLPDGSRVQLTYGNEVTRRGSTFTIRRFRVDPLTISDLIAFNTLSSEMAAYLWYIIENRASVLVAGGIAAGKTTMLNCLSMFIKPEMKIVSVEDTQELNLPHENWIPSVVREGFGYDNKSTITLFDLLKAAVRQRPDYIIVGEIRGEEAYTLFQAMATGHLGMCTIHAESVEAVINRLESEPMNIPKPLIAMIDLIMVMTRTEVEGKPARRTLTATEVLGLNPKTGEIMTEEVFRWKAKKDEFEFLGHSSLLEEHMKKMDLSEEDVRKELQRRKTVLEWMVKKGIRRYTEVANVIREYYANPTRVFKKARMELK, via the coding sequence ATGCCGAAAACCACAAAAAAGGCAACAACAGAGGAAACCCCATTCGAATTGGTTATCGAAGAAAAGGAGAGAAAACCAGCCGTTTTCAGAGAAGTTTACCCCATTCAAGAGCCTTACGTTTACGCCGCCATAGTAAAAGACCCTGAAACCCAGAAAACCCGATATGAAATCATAGAGCCTACACTGACAAGAGAAGAGGAGGAACGCCTAAAGGAGATCAAAGGAATTCTGATGGAAGAGATTGACGTAAACCTAAAGGATATAGAAACCAAGCAAAAAGCCGAACAATACCTAAAAGAGAAAGCCAAACAAGTCATCAACAAATACCATATCAAAGTTCCGTCGGAATCCATTGACAAGCTTCTATACTACCTTACTAGGGATTTCATAGGCTACGGCAAAATAGACCCCCTAATGAAGGATCATCTGATTGAGGATATCTCGGCTGACGGTGTGAACATACCCGTGTATGTGTGGCATAGAACCTACGAGTCCCTTCCAACAAACATAGTGTTCAAGGATGAAGCCGAACTGAACTCATTCATAGTTCGCCTGGCATATCTGGCTGGTAAAAACATCTCCATAGCGTCCCCAATTTTGGATGCCACCCTACCCGATGGAAGCCGAGTGCAACTCACCTATGGAAATGAAGTGACAAGGAGAGGTTCAACTTTCACCATCCGCCGTTTCAGAGTTGACCCCTTGACAATTTCAGATTTAATAGCCTTCAACACGCTTTCATCGGAAATGGCTGCATACCTATGGTACATCATAGAAAACAGGGCTTCGGTGCTTGTGGCGGGAGGCATAGCTGCTGGAAAAACCACTATGCTGAACTGCTTGTCCATGTTCATTAAACCCGAAATGAAAATCGTGAGCGTTGAGGACACGCAAGAGCTGAACTTACCCCACGAAAACTGGATTCCATCCGTTGTTAGGGAAGGCTTCGGATACGACAACAAGAGCACCATAACCCTCTTCGACCTTTTGAAGGCCGCAGTGAGACAGAGGCCAGACTACATTATTGTAGGGGAAATTCGTGGAGAGGAAGCCTACACACTGTTTCAGGCTATGGCAACTGGACATCTTGGGATGTGCACTATTCACGCGGAATCCGTTGAAGCCGTGATAAACCGCCTTGAATCTGAACCCATGAACATACCAAAGCCCCTCATAGCCATGATTGACTTGATAATGGTTATGACGAGAACTGAAGTTGAAGGAAAACCGGCAAGGAGAACCCTTACAGCCACCGAGGTTTTGGGGCTCAACCCGAAAACAGGCGAAATAATGACGGAGGAAGTTTTCCGCTGGAAAGCCAAAAAGGACGAATTCGAGTTTCTCGGCCATAGCAGTCTCCTCGAGGAACACATGAAGAAAATGGATCTAAGCGAGGAGGACGTCAGAAAAGAGCTCCAGCGCCGAAAAACAGTCCTTGAGTGGATGGTGAAAAAGGGCATCCGCAGATACACAGAGGTGGCAAACGTCATCCGTGAATACTACGCCAACCCGACGAGGGTCTTCAAAAAGGCTAGGATGGAGCTTAAATGA
- the gcvH gene encoding glycine cleavage system protein GcvH, with amino-acid sequence MVKVDGYEVPEGLYYSKDYEWVKIEGDKVRIGITDYAQKQLREVVYAELPSPGTTIKQNEPYGTVESVKAVSDLVAPVSGTVVEVNTEVQSKPELLNEDPYGKGWLLVVKPSNLEAELKNLMDFNTAVEWHKSLIK; translated from the coding sequence GTGGTTAAAGTTGACGGATACGAGGTTCCCGAAGGCCTATACTATTCAAAGGATTATGAGTGGGTGAAAATTGAAGGCGACAAGGTTCGTATTGGCATAACAGACTACGCTCAAAAGCAGCTCAGAGAGGTTGTCTACGCTGAGCTTCCAAGTCCCGGGACAACCATAAAACAGAATGAGCCGTACGGCACTGTTGAATCCGTAAAGGCTGTATCTGACCTGGTGGCACCTGTAAGTGGAACAGTCGTGGAAGTTAACACTGAAGTTCAGTCAAAACCCGAGCTTCTAAACGAAGATCCCTATGGGAAGGGCTGGCTTCTCGTCGTGAAGCCTTCAAACTTGGAGGCTGAACTCAAAAACCTCATGGATTTTAACACAGCTGTTGAATGGCATAAAAGCTTAATCAAATAG
- a CDS encoding ATP-binding cassette domain-containing protein, which yields MIEVQDVYFTYPSGVEALKGVSLTIQDGEFVAIMGENGAGKTTLVKHFNGLLKPTRGKVLVDGVETTRVSVATLARKVGFVFQNPDHQLFCETVEEEIAFALRNFGFSEDVIEKRVTWALNLLGLAQYRKTSPFMLSGGERKRVALASVLAWDPKILIMDEPTIGQDYQQKEKLRQFILQMKAQGKTVVIVTHDVEFVAECNPRVLLMRDGRIVADGEARRVLTDPDVLEQASLVPPQIAQIFMQLSDLGFPKDVIDVYEAREILLKAFRGRGL from the coding sequence ATGATTGAGGTTCAAGATGTTTACTTCACTTATCCAAGTGGTGTGGAGGCGCTTAAGGGGGTATCCCTAACCATCCAAGACGGTGAGTTTGTGGCCATAATGGGGGAAAACGGCGCCGGAAAAACAACTCTCGTTAAGCACTTTAATGGGTTGTTGAAGCCGACACGGGGAAAAGTGCTGGTCGACGGGGTTGAAACAACAAGGGTCAGCGTTGCAACGTTAGCCCGCAAAGTGGGCTTTGTCTTCCAAAACCCGGATCACCAGCTTTTCTGTGAAACCGTTGAAGAGGAAATAGCCTTCGCCCTAAGAAACTTCGGCTTCAGTGAAGACGTGATAGAAAAACGGGTGACATGGGCGCTTAACCTTTTAGGGCTAGCCCAGTACAGAAAGACTTCGCCTTTCATGCTCAGCGGCGGTGAAAGAAAACGAGTTGCATTGGCATCAGTGCTTGCATGGGACCCAAAAATACTGATTATGGATGAGCCCACCATAGGCCAAGACTACCAGCAGAAGGAGAAGCTCCGCCAGTTTATTTTACAAATGAAGGCTCAGGGCAAAACCGTGGTGATTGTAACACATGATGTAGAGTTTGTGGCTGAATGCAACCCGAGAGTGCTGCTCATGCGGGACGGCAGAATAGTTGCGGATGGAGAAGCCCGGCGGGTGCTCACGGATCCGGATGTTCTGGAGCAGGCCTCGCTGGTGCCTCCGCAGATAGCCCAAATCTTCATGCAGCTTTCAGACCTGGGATTTCCAAAGGACGTGATAGATGTTTATGAGGCTAGGGAAATTCTCTTGAAGGCTTTTAGGGGCAGAGGGTTATGA